From Acidovorax sp. FHTAMBA, one genomic window encodes:
- the ligA gene encoding protocatechuate 4,5-dioxygenase subunit alpha, with protein MALDKPYKDVPGTTIFDAEQSRLGYHLNQFCMSLMKADNRRRFLADERAYLDEWAMTEDQKQAVLARDLNRCIALGGNIYFLAKIGATDGKSFQQMAGSMTGMTEEEYRNMMIGGGRSAEGNRYIGEDGDAQAHRQPQGAAGKKG; from the coding sequence ATGGCCCTGGACAAACCCTACAAGGACGTGCCCGGCACGACCATCTTCGACGCGGAGCAGTCGCGGCTGGGCTACCACCTCAACCAGTTCTGCATGTCGCTCATGAAGGCCGACAACCGCCGGCGCTTCCTGGCCGACGAGCGCGCCTACCTCGACGAGTGGGCGATGACCGAGGACCAGAAGCAGGCCGTGCTCGCGCGCGACCTCAACCGCTGCATCGCGCTGGGCGGCAACATCTACTTCCTGGCCAAGATCGGCGCGACCGACGGCAAGAGCTTCCAGCAGATGGCGGGCTCCATGACCGGCATGACCGAAGAGGAATACCGCAACATGATGATCGGCGGCGGCCGCTCCGCCGAAGGCAACCGCTACATCGGCGAGGACGGCGACGCCCAGGCGCACCGCCAACCCCAAGGTGCCGCTGGAAAGAAGGGCTGA
- a CDS encoding class III extradiol dioxygenase subunit beta has translation MAKITASVYTSHVPAIGAALDLGKTREPYWQPLFAGYDFSKEWEKAQKPDVVFLVFNDHATAFSLDMIPTFAIGTAAQYQPADEGWGPRPVPTVHGHPELAAHIAQSVIQDDFDLTIVNRMDVDHGLTVPLSLMFGQPEAWPCKVIPFAVNVVQYPVPSGNRCFQLGKAIRKAIESFDEDLNVQIWGTGGMSHQLQGPRAGLINKDWDSRFLDRLIAKPAELAKVPHIEYVREAGSEGIELVMWLIARGAMADVAGGPAPKVVHRFFHVPASNTAVGHLILENQPA, from the coding sequence ATGGCCAAGATCACCGCATCCGTCTACACCTCCCACGTGCCCGCCATCGGCGCGGCGCTCGACCTGGGCAAGACCCGGGAGCCCTACTGGCAGCCGCTGTTCGCGGGCTACGACTTCTCCAAGGAATGGGAGAAGGCCCAGAAGCCCGACGTGGTGTTCCTGGTCTTCAACGACCACGCCACCGCGTTCAGCCTGGACATGATCCCCACCTTCGCCATCGGCACCGCGGCCCAGTACCAGCCCGCCGACGAAGGCTGGGGCCCGCGCCCCGTGCCCACCGTCCACGGCCACCCGGAGCTGGCGGCGCACATCGCGCAGTCCGTCATCCAGGACGACTTCGACCTCACCATCGTCAACAGGATGGACGTGGACCACGGCCTCACCGTGCCGCTGTCGCTGATGTTCGGCCAGCCCGAGGCCTGGCCCTGCAAGGTCATTCCGTTCGCCGTCAACGTGGTGCAGTACCCCGTGCCCTCGGGCAACCGCTGCTTCCAGCTGGGCAAGGCGATCCGCAAGGCCATCGAGTCGTTCGACGAAGACCTCAACGTGCAGATCTGGGGCACGGGCGGCATGAGCCACCAGCTGCAGGGCCCGCGCGCCGGCCTCATCAACAAGGACTGGGACAGCCGGTTCCTGGACCGCCTCATCGCCAAGCCGGCCGAGCTGGCCAAGGTGCCGCACATCGAATACGTGCGCGAGGCCGGCAGCGAAGGCATCGAGCTGGTGATGTGGCTCATCGCGCGCGGCGCCATGGCCGACGTCGCTGGCGGCCCCGCGCCCAAGGTGGTGCACCGCTTCTTCCACGTGCCTGCCAGCAACACCGCGGTGGGCCACCTGATCCTGGAGAATCAGCCGGCCTGA